Part of the Halodesulfurarchaeum formicicum genome is shown below.
CTTGGGGAAAAAGACCGCGAGCGGCTGTGGCTATCCGAAAACCCGAGCGGCTCCAGTTCTGCTTCGATCAGCGACAGCGATCGGCATGTGAATTGGTTCCAACATATATTTGCGAGTCACGACACCACTAAGACGGCGCCCACTCTGTGTTAGCACATATGAGGACCGACATTCCACATAGTGCGCCAACAGCGATCGGAGGGACAGTATGAACACCTACACGGCCGCCGTCGTGGGTGGGAGCGGTTTCGCCGGCGGGGAACTGCTCCGGCTGCTCGATGGGCACCCCAATTTCGCCCTCGTCGCGGCGACCAGCCGGCAGTTCACCAACCGGACCGTCGGCTCGGTCCATCCGAATCTCCGGCACCTCGATCTGCGGTTCTCCGAACCGGGGACCCTGGAGCCAGTCGACGTGCTGTTCACGGCGACCCCGCATGGCGTCTCGATGGAACGCATCGAGGAGTTCCAGACCGTCGCGGACACCGTCGTCGATCTGAGCGCCGACTTCCGTCTCTCGGATCCGGCCGACTACGACACCTGGTACGACGGGCACGTCGCCCCGGAGATGCTCTCAGAGTCGGTCTACGCGCTTCCCGAACTGGGGCGCGAGCGGCTCGAAGGGGCCTCCCTGATCGCCAGTGGCGGCTGTAACGCCACGGCCACGATACTCGGGCTCCTGCCCTTCGTGGAGCACGATCTGCTCGCACCCGAGGACCGGGTCGTCGCCGACCTGAAGGTCGGCTCCTCGGAGGGCGGGGCCGGCGGCGGGCCGGCCTCCTCCCACCCGGAGCGCTCGGGAGTCGTCCGTCCCTATGCACCCACTGGTCACCGCCACGAGGCCGAGATCGAGGAGCACCTCGGCCGGGGTGTCTCGTTCACGATTCACGCCGTCGACATGGTTCGTGGCGCGGCGGCGACGAGCCACCTCTACCCCGAGGAACTGCCCGAAAAGGCCGACATCTGGCAGGCGGTCCGGGACACCTACGACGACGAGCCGTTCGTCCGAGTCGTCACCGGTGGCGGGGGTGTCTACCGCTACCCCGAGCCCAAGGCGGTCGCGGGGACGAACATGGCCGAATTCGGGTTCGAGATCGACGAACGCAACGGTCGCATCGTCACCTTCAGCGCCATCGACAACGTGATGAAGGGAGCGGCGGGCCAGGCGGTTCACGCCGCGAACGTAGCGCTCGGCTTCGAGGAGACTGCCGGCCTGGGATTCACGGGGCTGCACCCCGTTGGGTCGCCATGACCGTCGTCGTCAAGATCGGCGGGGCACGGGCCGTCGATCCCGAAGGGGCCCTGTCGGATATCGGGAGTCTCATCGAGGCGGGCGAACCGGTCGTCGTGGTACACGGTGGCTCGACCGCCGTGGACGAGACCCTCGAACGCCTGGATATCGAGCCGGATTACGTCGAAACCCCAAGCGGGGTCGTCGGCCGGTTCACCGACGCCGAGACCATGGACGTGTTCAAGATGGTCTTCGGAAAACTCAACGTGGATCTGGTCACCCAGTTACAGGCCATGGGTGTGAACGCCATTGGCCTTTCCGGGCCCGACGGACAGGTCCTCTCCGGGACTCGAAAATCCGCCGTGCGGGTCCTCGAGGACGGCAAGCGCAAGATCCGCCGGGGGGATCACTCCGGGACCATCGAATCGGTCAACGACGACCTGCTCGAACTCCTCATCGAGGCGGGCTACACGCCCGTGGTCACCGTTCCGATGTACGCAGATGAAGGGACAGCAGTCAACAGTGACGCCGACCGGGCCGCGGCCGCGGTCGCGGGGGCACTTGGGGCCACGCTGGTCGAATTGACCGACGTCTCGGGTGTGTATCGGGACCCGGACGATTCGACGACCCGGATCGAGACCGTCGAGTCCCCAGCAGAGTTCGACGAGCTGGAGGCCGCAGCCGAGGGATTCATGGGCCGGAAAGTGATGGCTGCCGAGGAGGCGTTGCAGTCCGGGGCCACGGCAGTGATTATCGCCGACGCGAACGCCGAGGAACCGATCCACCGTGCGCTCGACGGTGACGGAACGACTATTCGGGCCAGTGCCCTGGAGGAACCATGAGCGAGTTCGTCTTCTCGCCGAAACCGATCCGGATCGAGTCCGGCGATGGCACCACCCTCACTGCCGACTCGGGCACCGAATACCTCGACATGGGCGCGAGCTACGCCTGTACGCCGCTGGGACATGCCCACCCGGCAGTCGTCGAGGCTATCAGCGACCAGGCGGCGACCCTGACCTACGTCCAGGGCTCATATCCGGTCGACGTTCGGGACGACCTCTACGAGCTAGTGACCGAGGTCACTCCGGACCCACTC
Proteins encoded:
- the argC gene encoding N-acetyl-gamma-glutamyl-phosphate reductase; this translates as MNTYTAAVVGGSGFAGGELLRLLDGHPNFALVAATSRQFTNRTVGSVHPNLRHLDLRFSEPGTLEPVDVLFTATPHGVSMERIEEFQTVADTVVDLSADFRLSDPADYDTWYDGHVAPEMLSESVYALPELGRERLEGASLIASGGCNATATILGLLPFVEHDLLAPEDRVVADLKVGSSEGGAGGGPASSHPERSGVVRPYAPTGHRHEAEIEEHLGRGVSFTIHAVDMVRGAAATSHLYPEELPEKADIWQAVRDTYDDEPFVRVVTGGGGVYRYPEPKAVAGTNMAEFGFEIDERNGRIVTFSAIDNVMKGAAGQAVHAANVALGFEETAGLGFTGLHPVGSP
- a CDS encoding acetylglutamate/acetylaminoadipate kinase; protein product: MTVVVKIGGARAVDPEGALSDIGSLIEAGEPVVVVHGGSTAVDETLERLDIEPDYVETPSGVVGRFTDAETMDVFKMVFGKLNVDLVTQLQAMGVNAIGLSGPDGQVLSGTRKSAVRVLEDGKRKIRRGDHSGTIESVNDDLLELLIEAGYTPVVTVPMYADEGTAVNSDADRAAAAVAGALGATLVELTDVSGVYRDPDDSTTRIETVESPAEFDELEAAAEGFMGRKVMAAEEALQSGATAVIIADANAEEPIHRALDGDGTTIRASALEEP